A genomic segment from Azospirillum thiophilum encodes:
- a CDS encoding calcium-binding protein — protein sequence MARLVAGPGFALDLDEARLANGYVADAFTTRPDAVSVAAGSGSLTVARTVAGRAHGTILDYAATGSGPGAAVRFTGLTDRDPAGALRYRIEGLDVALTGGTLDRLGARIFQQIDGFAGADAADSVYLGVPGGRSFDGGGGIDRAIYAGDPRRYARQDGGYRAETPVVVALDGSGRRYAMVSSRSTDTLTDVELVTIDGRTAAPAALAFDARNYLAANRDLALAFGTDAVAAARHYAWNGRNEGRSLGGFDALGYLGANSDVLRAVGVDTDAALQHYLAYGAREGRTAGFDPYRYLASNPDVLAAVGADPVAALTHYARFGLGEGRSATGFDPLAYIASYPDLIAAFGTDGSAATRHYLTDGWREGRSATFDAAAYLAANPDVAAATGGNIQAAQGHYIAFGLRENRPLRAAAALPAAAFPFQLLPQGAPVGAPVALTGTAGNDTLSGSAAYDALGNPVADAVDGLGGIDSFVLTGALASYTLAIDANGNLLVSGPDGTDTLTGIEMLQATDGLYPVGSLVGFSQPSLTGLTASASTGDDYLAGTLQGDAIGGGGGNDTIAGLAGNDTLFGNAGNDVLLGGDGSDSLEGGAGGDLLFGGAGNDLLRGDIIDVTGNDTLLGEDGDDWLDAGAGNDWLDGGAGNDTLYGGLGSDVLRGGSGDDWLFGDVYSDRSHEISVNAGDTATTYGDVLLGGTGGDTLIGGYGADLMDGGGGADLFSVRNINESTLDAPDAIINFNGAIVAEEALQGLASYATIGAEGDRIDVSEIDAITGTTDNDSFTFVGTAGFSAAGQLRYQASGAVTLIEGEVNGDGTADFRIQVNIANYAFSAFDFVL from the coding sequence ATGGCGCGGCTGGTGGCGGGGCCGGGTTTCGCCCTCGATCTCGACGAGGCCCGGCTGGCGAACGGTTACGTCGCCGATGCCTTCACCACCCGGCCCGACGCGGTGTCGGTCGCCGCAGGATCCGGCAGCCTGACCGTCGCCCGCACGGTCGCCGGACGGGCACACGGCACCATCCTCGATTATGCCGCCACCGGCAGCGGACCGGGCGCCGCCGTGCGCTTCACCGGCCTGACCGACCGTGACCCGGCCGGCGCCCTGCGCTACCGGATCGAAGGACTCGACGTCGCGCTGACCGGCGGCACGCTCGACCGGCTCGGCGCCCGCATCTTCCAGCAGATCGACGGCTTCGCCGGGGCGGACGCCGCCGACAGCGTCTATCTGGGGGTGCCGGGTGGGCGCAGCTTCGACGGCGGCGGCGGGATCGACCGCGCCATCTATGCCGGCGACCCGCGCCGCTATGCCCGGCAGGATGGCGGCTACCGTGCGGAGACGCCGGTGGTGGTGGCGCTCGATGGCAGCGGCCGCCGCTATGCAATGGTGTCGAGCCGCAGCACCGATACGCTGACCGACGTCGAACTCGTCACCATCGACGGCCGCACCGCCGCACCGGCGGCCCTCGCCTTCGATGCCCGCAACTATCTGGCGGCCAACCGCGATCTGGCCCTCGCCTTCGGCACCGATGCGGTCGCGGCGGCACGCCATTACGCCTGGAACGGCCGGAACGAGGGGCGCAGCCTGGGCGGCTTCGACGCGCTTGGCTATCTCGGCGCCAATTCCGACGTGCTGCGCGCGGTCGGCGTCGACACCGATGCGGCCTTGCAGCATTACCTGGCCTATGGCGCGCGCGAAGGCCGCACCGCCGGCTTCGATCCCTACCGCTATCTCGCCTCCAATCCGGACGTGCTGGCGGCAGTCGGCGCCGATCCGGTGGCGGCGCTGACCCATTATGCCCGCTTCGGCCTGGGCGAGGGGCGGTCGGCGACCGGCTTCGATCCGCTCGCCTACATCGCCTCCTACCCCGACCTGATCGCCGCCTTCGGCACCGACGGCAGCGCCGCGACCCGGCATTACCTGACCGACGGGTGGCGGGAGGGGCGCAGCGCGACCTTCGACGCGGCGGCCTATCTGGCGGCCAACCCGGACGTGGCGGCGGCCACCGGCGGCAACATCCAGGCGGCGCAGGGCCACTACATCGCCTTCGGCCTGCGCGAGAACCGGCCGCTGCGCGCCGCCGCTGCGCTGCCGGCCGCAGCGTTTCCGTTCCAGCTTCTGCCCCAAGGGGCGCCGGTTGGTGCGCCGGTCGCGCTGACCGGCACGGCCGGCAACGACACGCTGAGCGGCAGCGCCGCCTATGACGCGCTGGGCAATCCGGTGGCGGATGCGGTCGACGGGCTGGGCGGCATCGACAGCTTCGTGCTGACCGGCGCTCTCGCCTCCTACACCCTGGCCATCGATGCCAACGGCAACCTGCTGGTCAGCGGTCCCGACGGCACCGATACGCTGACCGGCATCGAGATGCTGCAGGCCACCGACGGGCTCTATCCGGTGGGATCCCTGGTCGGCTTCTCGCAACCGTCGCTGACCGGGCTGACGGCCTCGGCCTCGACCGGCGACGACTATCTGGCCGGGACGCTCCAGGGCGATGCGATCGGCGGCGGCGGCGGCAACGACACCATCGCCGGGCTGGCCGGCAACGACACGCTGTTCGGCAATGCCGGCAACGACGTGCTTCTGGGCGGCGACGGATCGGATTCGCTGGAGGGCGGGGCAGGCGGCGACCTGCTGTTCGGCGGGGCGGGCAACGACCTGCTGCGGGGCGATATCATCGACGTCACCGGCAACGACACCTTGCTGGGCGAGGACGGCGACGACTGGCTCGATGCCGGGGCCGGCAACGACTGGCTGGACGGCGGGGCTGGCAACGACACGCTCTATGGCGGGCTGGGCAGCGACGTGCTGCGCGGCGGCAGCGGCGACGACTGGCTGTTCGGCGACGTCTATTCCGACCGCAGCCATGAAATCTCGGTCAATGCCGGCGATACCGCGACGACCTATGGCGACGTGCTGCTGGGCGGGACCGGCGGCGACACGCTGATCGGCGGCTACGGTGCCGACCTGATGGACGGCGGAGGGGGGGCCGACCTGTTCTCGGTCCGCAACATCAACGAATCGACCCTGGACGCCCCTGACGCCATCATCAATTTCAACGGCGCCATCGTGGCCGAGGAGGCGCTGCAGGGTCTCGCCAGCTACGCCACCATCGGCGCCGAGGGCGACCGCATCGACGTCTCGGAGATCGACGCCATTACCGGCACCACCGACAACGACTCCTTCACCTTCGTCGGCACCGCCGGCTTCAGCGCGGCCGGCCAGCTGCGCTACCAGGCCTCCGGCGCGGTGACGCTGATCGAGGGCGAGGTGAACGGCGACGGCACAGCCGACTTCCGCATCCAGGTCAACATCGCCAATTATGCCTTCTCGGCCTTCGACTTCGTGCTGTAG
- a CDS encoding flippase, giving the protein MLLRNTLWNLLGEGLPMVAALLSIPLLISAVGMERFGALTLIWALLGYLGVLDLGLGRSLVQVVADRIGHASDPGKGKANPGTAGIAGPAIALMGAIGLLTGGAVALGAGLLADGFQLDTGTSPQEIRLSLLVAAAIVPVALVSAGLRGVLEAHQRFRPISLVRMTVGVLNYLSPLCVLPFSQSLVPVIAAIAAGRLIGLVGYGILAVRQEPDLLHPSRWGRPSLRGLFTMSAWMMLNNLVGPAMLYADRFILLSLVPAAMVAFYTTPFELLSRLMVIPGALSLALFPLASSLFRRDPPALARILDAGGHLTLAVFLAMQAATIVGGETALELWLGPAFAANSASVLSILMLGVFFNATAYVPNTLIQSVGRVDVTARLQLAELPVYLGVLWLLAERYGAVGAAAAWSLRTAVDCGLLLVLLPRLAPGTGAVALTIGLRALLAGAAGLAGLLVGGPVGAAISLTGLLAVGLGVAGRLLRNRPWEKLSGPLRKTRPAPLIDGAGIDGAAADRP; this is encoded by the coding sequence ATTTTGCTTCGCAACACGCTCTGGAATCTGCTCGGCGAAGGGCTACCGATGGTGGCGGCCCTCCTGTCGATTCCGTTGCTCATCTCCGCGGTCGGGATGGAGCGCTTCGGCGCGCTCACCCTGATCTGGGCGCTGCTCGGCTATCTGGGCGTGCTGGATCTCGGGTTGGGGCGGTCGCTGGTGCAGGTCGTCGCCGACCGTATCGGTCATGCGTCCGATCCTGGGAAGGGGAAGGCCAACCCCGGCACGGCGGGCATCGCCGGGCCGGCCATCGCCCTGATGGGCGCGATCGGGCTGCTGACCGGCGGAGCGGTGGCGCTGGGCGCCGGGTTGCTGGCCGATGGTTTCCAGCTGGATACCGGCACCTCGCCGCAGGAGATCCGGCTCAGCCTGCTGGTGGCGGCTGCCATCGTGCCGGTCGCGCTGGTCTCCGCCGGCCTGCGTGGCGTGCTGGAGGCGCACCAGCGCTTCCGCCCGATCAGCCTGGTGCGGATGACGGTGGGGGTGCTGAACTATCTAAGCCCGCTGTGCGTGCTGCCCTTCAGCCAGAGCCTGGTGCCGGTGATCGCCGCCATCGCGGCCGGGCGGCTCATCGGGCTGGTCGGCTACGGGATCCTGGCCGTGCGCCAGGAGCCGGACCTGCTGCACCCGTCGCGCTGGGGCCGCCCGTCCTTGCGCGGGCTGTTCACCATGAGCGCCTGGATGATGCTCAACAATCTGGTCGGCCCGGCGATGCTCTATGCCGACCGCTTCATCCTGCTCAGCCTGGTGCCGGCGGCGATGGTCGCCTTCTACACCACCCCGTTCGAGCTGCTGTCGCGGCTGATGGTGATCCCCGGCGCCCTGTCTCTGGCGCTGTTCCCGCTGGCGTCCAGCCTGTTCCGGCGCGATCCCCCGGCCCTGGCCCGCATCCTGGACGCCGGCGGCCATCTGACGCTGGCAGTGTTCCTGGCGATGCAGGCGGCGACCATCGTCGGCGGCGAGACGGCGCTGGAACTGTGGCTCGGGCCCGCCTTCGCCGCCAACAGCGCGTCGGTGCTGTCGATCCTGATGCTGGGCGTCTTCTTCAACGCCACGGCCTATGTCCCCAACACCCTGATCCAGAGCGTCGGGCGCGTCGACGTGACCGCCCGGCTGCAGTTGGCCGAGCTGCCGGTCTATCTGGGCGTGCTGTGGCTGCTGGCCGAGCGGTACGGCGCCGTCGGCGCCGCCGCGGCCTGGAGCCTGCGCACCGCCGTCGATTGCGGACTGCTGCTGGTGCTGCTGCCGCGGCTGGCGCCGGGCACGGGAGCGGTGGCGCTGACCATCGGGCTGCGTGCGCTGCTGGCCGGGGCGGCCGGGCTGGCCGGCCTGCTGGTCGGCGGACCGGTCGGGGCGGCGATCAGCCTGACCGGCCTGCTGGCGGTCGGGCTGGGGGTGGCCGGACGGCTGCTGCGCAACCGCCCGTGGGAGAAGCTGTCGGGTCCGCTGCGCAAGACCCGTCCGGCACCGCTGATCGACGGGGCCGGGATCGACGGGGCTGCGGCCGATCGTCCGTAA
- the pseC gene encoding UDP-4-amino-4,6-dideoxy-N-acetyl-beta-L-altrosamine transaminase, which produces MTGGLPFLPYGRQSVEEEDIAAVAAVLRGDWLTQGPAVAAFERALAARVGAADAVACANGTAALRLAYTALGLGPGDAVVVPSNTFLATASAARHAGAEVAFADVDPDSGLMGVAEAEAAIARAAKAGWRVRALAPVHYAGQTAPMAELGALARREGLAVVEDACHAIGTVELSGGRETPVGACADSALTVFSFHPVKTIAAGEGGAVTGNDPALMARVRRLCNHGMMRSPEPGEGFADPGAALDEGGAPNPWYYEMAEPGFNHRLSDIHAALVLSQLGRLDRFAERRRRLMGLYADRMAPLAPLVLPPAAVPWCRPAWHLCAARIDFHAAGRTRAAAMAALRDLGIGTQVHYIPVHRQPYWRSRYGDLALPGAMAHYARTLSLPLFPAMADSDVDRVVTALERVLS; this is translated from the coding sequence GTGACGGGAGGGTTGCCCTTCCTTCCCTACGGCCGCCAGTCGGTCGAGGAGGAGGACATCGCCGCGGTGGCGGCGGTGCTGCGCGGCGACTGGCTGACCCAGGGGCCGGCGGTGGCCGCCTTCGAGCGGGCCCTGGCCGCGCGGGTGGGGGCGGCCGACGCGGTGGCCTGCGCCAACGGCACCGCGGCGCTGCGGCTGGCCTACACGGCGCTCGGGCTCGGACCGGGCGACGCGGTGGTGGTGCCGTCGAACACCTTCCTCGCCACCGCATCCGCCGCCCGCCATGCCGGGGCGGAGGTCGCCTTCGCCGACGTCGATCCCGACAGCGGCCTGATGGGCGTGGCCGAGGCCGAGGCCGCCATCGCCCGCGCGGCCAAGGCCGGCTGGCGCGTCCGTGCGCTCGCCCCCGTCCATTACGCCGGCCAGACCGCCCCGATGGCGGAACTCGGCGCGCTCGCCCGCCGGGAAGGGCTGGCGGTGGTCGAGGACGCCTGCCACGCCATCGGCACCGTCGAGCTGTCGGGCGGCCGGGAGACGCCGGTCGGTGCCTGCGCCGACAGCGCGCTGACCGTCTTCTCCTTCCATCCGGTCAAGACCATCGCCGCCGGCGAGGGCGGGGCGGTCACCGGCAACGACCCGGCGCTGATGGCGCGGGTCCGCCGCCTGTGCAACCACGGCATGATGCGCAGCCCGGAGCCGGGCGAGGGCTTCGCCGATCCCGGTGCCGCGCTGGACGAGGGGGGGGCGCCCAACCCCTGGTACTACGAGATGGCCGAGCCGGGCTTCAACCACCGGCTCTCCGACATCCATGCGGCCCTGGTGCTGAGCCAGCTCGGCCGGCTCGACCGTTTCGCGGAGCGGCGGCGCAGGCTGATGGGCCTCTATGCCGACCGCATGGCGCCGCTGGCGCCGCTGGTGCTGCCGCCGGCCGCCGTGCCCTGGTGCCGGCCGGCCTGGCACCTGTGCGCCGCGCGCATCGACTTCCACGCCGCCGGCCGGACCCGTGCCGCGGCGATGGCCGCCCTGCGCGATCTCGGCATCGGAACCCAGGTGCATTATATCCCGGTCCATCGCCAGCCCTACTGGCGCAGCCGCTACGGCGATCTCGCGCTGCCCGGCGCGATGGCCCATTACGCGCGGACGCTGTCGCTGCCGCTGTTCCCGGCCATGGCCGACAGCGATGTCGACCGGGTCGTCACCGCGCTGGAGCGGGTGCTGTCCTGA
- the pseB gene encoding UDP-N-acetylglucosamine 4,6-dehydratase (inverting), whose protein sequence is MTTHSSKASDPGARHPAAGTGTDSAAGTGLEAGLRMLDGRSVLVTGGTGSFGRRFVETVMRHARPRRVIVFSRDEFKQYEMQQRMPAEWTSTLRYFIGDVRDRERLELAMRGVDFCVHAAALKHVPAAEYNPMECIHTNVYGAENVMRAALSMGVRRVVALSTDKAANPINLYGASKLASDKIFIAANNLSGALDTRFAVVRYGNVVGSRGSVVPLFRKMIADGADHLPVTDDRMTRFWITLQHGVDFVLSCFAMMQGGEIFVPKIPSMRISDLARAMAPDLPQRIVGIRPGEKLHEVMITEDDSRQTYELDDRYVIEPAFAFWQHAPYERLNARAVADGFRYASDGNDDWLDGERLRTLLAEAP, encoded by the coding sequence GTGACGACACATTCCAGCAAGGCCAGCGATCCCGGAGCACGGCACCCGGCCGCCGGGACCGGTACGGATTCCGCCGCCGGCACCGGGCTGGAGGCGGGCCTGCGCATGCTGGACGGCCGGTCGGTCCTGGTGACCGGCGGCACCGGCTCCTTCGGCCGCCGCTTCGTCGAGACGGTGATGCGGCACGCCAGGCCGCGCCGGGTCATCGTCTTCTCGCGCGACGAGTTCAAGCAGTACGAGATGCAGCAGCGCATGCCGGCGGAGTGGACCTCCACGCTGCGCTATTTCATCGGCGACGTGCGCGACCGCGAGCGGCTCGAACTGGCGATGCGCGGGGTCGATTTCTGCGTCCACGCCGCGGCGTTGAAGCATGTGCCGGCGGCCGAATACAATCCGATGGAATGCATCCACACCAACGTCTACGGGGCGGAGAACGTGATGCGCGCGGCCCTGTCGATGGGGGTGCGGCGTGTCGTCGCACTGTCGACCGACAAGGCGGCCAACCCGATCAACCTCTATGGCGCCAGCAAGCTGGCGTCGGACAAGATCTTCATCGCCGCCAACAACCTGTCGGGCGCGCTCGACACCCGCTTCGCGGTGGTGCGCTACGGCAACGTGGTGGGGTCGCGCGGCAGCGTCGTGCCGCTGTTCCGCAAGATGATCGCGGACGGCGCCGACCATCTGCCGGTCACCGACGACCGCATGACCCGCTTCTGGATCACGCTGCAGCATGGCGTCGATTTCGTGCTGTCCTGCTTCGCCATGATGCAGGGCGGCGAGATCTTCGTGCCGAAGATCCCCAGCATGCGCATCTCCGACCTCGCCCGCGCCATGGCGCCCGACCTGCCGCAGAGGATCGTCGGCATCCGGCCGGGCGAGAAGCTGCACGAGGTGATGATCACCGAGGATGATTCCCGCCAGACCTACGAGCTGGACGACCGCTACGTCATCGAGCCGGCCTTCGCCTTCTGGCAGCACGCCCCCTATGAGCGGCTGAATGCCCGCGCGGTGGCCGACGGCTTCCGCTATGCCAGTGACGGCAACGACGACTGGCTGGACGGCGAGCGGCTGCGCACCCTGCTGGCCGAGGCACCGTGA
- a CDS encoding glycosyltransferase family 4 protein → MRILFVHQNIPGQYKHIVRHFAADPAHQAAFIGKAKRELPGVRTALYRPAREPGDATHPYIRMFEGQVLHGQGAVRAGLALQKDGFTPDVICAHPGWGEALFLKDLFPDARLMLYCEFFYRADGSDVGFDPERPVTLETRCRIRAKNAALLAGLEAMDWGVSPTDWQRRQHPVPFRPRISVIHDGVDTDVCRPDPAATVTLPDGRTLSRGDEVVTYVARNLEPYRGFPTFMRAAAELLRRRPGLHILVVGGDEVSYGAPPEGGGSWREAMWRETMLDAAGAPRPEAERLHVLGKLPYDRYLSILRVSRAHVYLTYPFVLSWSMLEAMACGAVIVGSDTPPVAEVIEDGVNGLLTGFFDPMALADRVETALDDPDLRAALSSAARRTAVERFDLAAVCLPAQIRLLEDLHAGRLPAPTSEGWEEEDPRAVRAGGSPCRQALHGRSS, encoded by the coding sequence ATGCGGATCCTGTTCGTTCACCAGAACATCCCCGGCCAATACAAGCACATCGTCCGTCATTTCGCGGCCGACCCGGCCCATCAGGCCGCCTTCATCGGCAAGGCCAAGCGCGAACTGCCGGGGGTGCGCACCGCGCTCTACCGGCCGGCCCGCGAGCCGGGCGACGCCACCCACCCCTATATCCGCATGTTCGAGGGGCAGGTGCTGCACGGGCAGGGGGCGGTGCGTGCCGGGCTGGCGCTGCAGAAGGACGGTTTCACCCCCGACGTTATCTGCGCCCATCCCGGCTGGGGCGAGGCCCTGTTCCTGAAGGATCTGTTTCCCGACGCCCGGCTGATGCTCTATTGCGAGTTCTTCTATCGCGCCGACGGGTCAGACGTCGGCTTCGACCCGGAACGGCCGGTGACGCTGGAAACGCGCTGCCGCATCAGAGCCAAGAACGCCGCGCTGCTGGCCGGACTGGAGGCGATGGACTGGGGAGTCAGCCCGACGGACTGGCAGCGGCGCCAGCATCCGGTCCCGTTCCGCCCGCGCATCTCGGTGATCCATGACGGGGTCGACACCGATGTCTGCCGGCCGGATCCGGCAGCCACCGTCACCCTGCCCGACGGCCGGACCCTGTCGCGCGGGGACGAGGTGGTGACCTACGTCGCCCGCAACCTGGAACCCTACCGCGGCTTTCCCACCTTCATGCGCGCGGCGGCGGAGCTGCTGCGGCGCCGGCCCGGCCTGCACATCCTGGTGGTCGGCGGGGACGAGGTCAGCTACGGCGCCCCGCCCGAGGGCGGCGGCTCCTGGCGCGAGGCGATGTGGCGGGAAACCATGCTGGACGCCGCCGGCGCCCCCCGCCCGGAAGCGGAGCGGCTGCATGTGCTGGGGAAGCTGCCCTACGACCGCTACCTGTCGATCCTGCGCGTCTCGCGCGCCCATGTCTACCTGACCTATCCCTTCGTCCTGTCCTGGTCGATGCTGGAGGCGATGGCCTGCGGCGCCGTCATCGTCGGGTCCGACACGCCGCCGGTCGCCGAGGTGATCGAGGACGGGGTGAACGGCCTGCTGACCGGCTTCTTCGACCCGATGGCGCTCGCCGACCGGGTGGAGACGGCGCTGGACGACCCGGATCTGCGTGCCGCCCTGTCGAGTGCCGCAAGGCGGACGGCGGTGGAGCGCTTCGATCTCGCCGCCGTCTGCCTGCCGGCGCAGATCCGCCTGCTGGAGGATCTCCATGCCGGCAGGCTGCCCGCTCCAACTTCCGAGGGCTGGGAAGAGGAGGATCCGCGCGCCGTCCGTGCCGGCGGATCCCCTTGCCGACAGGCCTTGCATGGGCGTTCATCCTGA
- a CDS encoding aspartyl/asparaginyl beta-hydroxylase domain-containing protein: MPLRPLHPWQQVTVGSGLMLHAPLSVSADAARLQREFAALDAATGEEGRMFMASDGSWSSITLIEEGLGPDSRRAIGRPTPALDRMPSARALLEGLGCRILSCYVHRQEPGGLLRWHFDGAGLHQPEARLIVPIIAPPAAVTWIGDSPAAYPAGTPWAGDFTFPHQVENAPDEQRIVLLVDVVSDERARSLAPPDLYGQPALRVALGEQAVNSLLANRELVPA; the protein is encoded by the coding sequence ATGCCGCTGCGTCCCCTGCATCCCTGGCAGCAGGTCACCGTCGGCAGCGGTCTGATGCTGCACGCGCCGCTGAGCGTCAGCGCCGACGCGGCCCGGCTCCAGCGCGAGTTCGCCGCCCTCGACGCGGCAACGGGGGAGGAGGGGCGCATGTTCATGGCCAGCGACGGCAGCTGGTCGTCGATCACCCTGATCGAGGAGGGGCTTGGTCCGGACAGCCGACGCGCCATCGGCCGGCCGACTCCGGCGCTCGACCGGATGCCGAGCGCCCGCGCCCTGCTGGAGGGGCTGGGCTGCCGTATCCTGTCCTGTTACGTTCACCGGCAGGAACCGGGCGGCCTGCTCCGCTGGCATTTCGACGGCGCCGGCCTGCACCAGCCCGAAGCGCGGCTGATCGTGCCGATCATCGCCCCGCCCGCCGCGGTGACGTGGATAGGCGACAGCCCGGCCGCCTATCCGGCCGGCACGCCGTGGGCCGGCGACTTCACCTTCCCCCATCAGGTGGAGAACGCTCCCGACGAGCAGCGGATCGTCCTGCTGGTGGATGTGGTCAGCGACGAACGTGCCCGCTCCCTTGCCCCGCCGGATCTGTACGGCCAGCCGGCGCTTCGCGTCGCCTTGGGAGAGCAGGCGGTCAACAGCTTGCTGGCGAACCGGGAGCTGGTGCCTGCCTGA
- a CDS encoding ABC transporter ATP-binding protein has protein sequence MSSSAPSPSLPSSPWRFLWMFVREGFLCRVILLNLAAAGGIGLMGLEPVAMRGLVDALAGLSDNQRSGTSAGTAGWTAEVMPWFLLLGGLWIASALFNRLRELVDLHTSPALRHAVQVRLFDQLIDHSSSYFQDNFAGTLGQKVKQAGQSSIELLEILTNDIIRIVVILAIGLTLLASAQTLFAVLLVGWTAAHLTVSALLARRCLRLSHAFSEEVSSTTGRMVDIIANAELVRAFARRRQELAGLSDALTGEIARSKELRWFLTKMWFWLFNVLLVFQITLIGIAVSDATAGRMSVGDFAMVFSLASIVGANVWGLSTRMLGFFEQLGILSGALELIVRPHGIPDPPGRPDLVVTGGAIRFEDLRFAHPGSDAGPNSGKTGAVFDGLSLTIRPGERVALVGPSGAGKSTLVRLLRRQFPLQGGRILIDGQDIAGVSLASLNRAVAEVPQLPSLFHRSIRDNIAYGSEGADDAAVRAAAARAHCDRFIEERAGGYGTMVGERGIQLSGGERQRVAIARAFLKDAPILVLDEATSSLDSETEHLIQDALLGLFEGRTVIAIAHRLSTVTGMDRILYLEGGRILEDGDHAGLLRRDGPYARLWRRQVGGFLPDESAVPAGDVPGNLREEVR, from the coding sequence TTGTCCTCTTCCGCCCCCTCTCCCTCCCTGCCCTCCTCCCCCTGGCGCTTCCTGTGGATGTTCGTGCGCGAAGGCTTCCTCTGCCGCGTCATCCTGCTGAACCTCGCCGCCGCTGGCGGGATCGGGCTGATGGGGCTGGAGCCGGTTGCGATGCGCGGGCTGGTCGACGCGCTTGCGGGGCTATCGGACAACCAGCGTTCCGGCACCTCCGCCGGCACAGCGGGCTGGACCGCCGAGGTGATGCCCTGGTTCCTGCTGCTGGGCGGGCTGTGGATCGCGTCTGCCCTGTTCAACCGCCTGCGCGAGCTGGTGGATCTGCACACCTCGCCGGCCCTGCGCCATGCCGTCCAGGTCCGGCTGTTCGACCAGCTGATCGACCATTCGTCAAGCTACTTCCAGGACAATTTCGCCGGCACCCTGGGCCAGAAGGTCAAGCAGGCCGGGCAAAGCTCCATCGAACTGCTGGAAATCCTGACCAATGACATCATCCGCATCGTCGTCATCCTCGCCATCGGCCTGACCCTGCTGGCCTCGGCGCAGACGCTGTTCGCCGTCCTGCTGGTCGGCTGGACCGCCGCCCACCTGACCGTGTCGGCGCTGCTGGCGCGGCGCTGCCTGCGGCTGTCGCACGCCTTCTCCGAGGAGGTGTCGTCGACCACCGGCCGCATGGTCGACATCATCGCCAATGCCGAACTGGTGCGCGCCTTCGCCCGCCGCCGCCAGGAGCTGGCCGGCCTGTCCGATGCGCTGACCGGCGAGATCGCCCGCTCCAAGGAGTTGCGCTGGTTCCTGACGAAGATGTGGTTCTGGCTGTTCAACGTCCTGCTGGTCTTCCAGATCACCCTGATCGGCATCGCCGTGTCGGATGCGACGGCCGGCCGGATGAGCGTCGGCGACTTCGCCATGGTCTTCTCGCTGGCGAGCATCGTCGGCGCCAATGTCTGGGGCCTGTCGACCCGCATGCTGGGTTTCTTCGAACAGCTGGGCATCCTGTCCGGCGCGCTGGAGCTGATTGTCCGCCCGCACGGGATCCCGGATCCGCCCGGCCGCCCCGATCTGGTGGTGACCGGAGGCGCCATCCGCTTCGAGGATCTGCGCTTCGCCCATCCCGGCTCCGATGCCGGCCCCAACTCCGGCAAGACGGGAGCGGTCTTCGACGGCCTGTCGCTGACCATCCGGCCGGGGGAGCGAGTGGCGCTGGTCGGTCCGTCGGGCGCGGGCAAGAGCACGCTGGTGCGGCTGCTGCGCCGGCAGTTTCCGTTGCAGGGCGGCCGCATCCTGATCGACGGGCAGGACATCGCCGGAGTCTCCCTCGCCTCGCTCAATCGCGCGGTCGCCGAGGTGCCGCAACTGCCGAGCCTGTTCCACCGCTCCATCCGCGACAACATCGCCTATGGCAGCGAGGGGGCAGACGACGCGGCGGTCCGGGCCGCTGCGGCGCGCGCCCATTGCGACCGCTTCATCGAAGAACGGGCCGGCGGCTATGGGACGATGGTGGGTGAACGCGGCATCCAGCTGTCGGGCGGCGAGCGCCAGCGGGTGGCCATCGCCCGCGCCTTCCTGAAGGATGCGCCGATCCTGGTGCTGGACGAGGCGACTTCCTCCCTCGACTCCGAGACGGAACACCTGATCCAGGACGCGCTGCTCGGCCTGTTCGAGGGGCGCACCGTGATCGCCATCGCCCACCGACTGTCGACCGTCACCGGCATGGACCGCATCCTCTATCTGGAGGGGGGCCGGATCCTGGAGGATGGTGACCATGCCGGGCTGCTGCGCCGCGACGGCCCCTATGCCCGGCTGTGGCGGCGGCAGGTCGGCGGCTTCCTGCCGGACGAATCCGCCGTGCCGGCCGGCGATGTGCCGGGAAACCTGCGGGAAGAGGTGCGATGA